One part of the Mycobacterium marinum genome encodes these proteins:
- a CDS encoding IS481 family transposase codes for MSHANARTNVFARQLIVERVAAGWPAAHVAEQLGISRATVYKWLRRYAEGGDAALADRSSRPIRMPNRTSHRVEQKVLATRQRRKRGAVVLAAELELNPSTVGRILARHQVPHLSAIDPITGEVVRSSRRSPNRYEYPTPGAGVHVDVKKLGAIPPGGGWRLHGRDAAVSVAHRHKKTKIGYDYVHTAIDDYTRLAYSEVLPDEKDPTCAGFLHRALAWFAAHSVRVRRLLTDNALVYRHGTDWGWVCSAWQLKRRFSKPGCPWTNGKAERFNRTLINEWAYARPWTNNTLRSRGLDQFLRRYNTRRGHSALGGRPPISRLAV; via the coding sequence GTGTCTCACGCTAACGCCCGTACCAATGTGTTCGCTCGTCAGTTGATCGTTGAGCGCGTCGCCGCCGGGTGGCCGGCCGCGCATGTGGCTGAGCAACTGGGGATTTCGCGGGCAACGGTGTACAAGTGGCTGCGCCGGTATGCCGAGGGCGGTGATGCCGCGCTGGCCGACCGCTCGTCGCGGCCGATCCGGATGCCCAACCGTACGAGCCATCGGGTCGAACAGAAGGTACTCGCCACCCGCCAACGCCGTAAGCGCGGCGCTGTTGTGCTCGCCGCCGAACTCGAACTGAATCCCTCGACAGTCGGACGGATCCTGGCACGCCACCAGGTGCCACATCTGAGTGCAATCGACCCGATCACCGGCGAGGTGGTGCGCTCATCGCGGCGCAGCCCCAACCGCTACGAATACCCCACCCCGGGAGCCGGGGTTCATGTCGACGTCAAGAAGCTTGGCGCCATCCCCCCAGGCGGTGGATGGCGCCTGCACGGCCGCGACGCCGCGGTCTCAGTTGCCCACCGGCACAAGAAGACCAAGATCGGCTACGACTACGTGCACACCGCCATCGATGACTACACTCGGCTGGCCTACAGCGAAGTGCTCCCCGACGAGAAGGACCCGACGTGCGCTGGGTTTCTTCACCGGGCACTGGCCTGGTTCGCCGCCCACAGTGTGCGTGTGCGTCGGCTACTGACCGACAACGCGTTGGTCTACCGACACGGCACCGACTGGGGCTGGGTTTGTTCGGCCTGGCAGCTTAAACGCCGATTCAGTAAGCCCGGCTGTCCCTGGACCAACGGCAAAGCAGAACGTTTCAACCGGACCTTGATCAACGAATGGGCCTACGCCCGCCCCTGGACCAACAACACCCTACGTAGCCGCGGCCTTGACCAATTCCTTCGCCGCTACAACACTCGACGAGGCCACTCCGCCCTCGGCGGACGACCACCAATCAGCCGACTCGCTGTCTGA
- a CDS encoding class II aldolase/adducin family protein, which yields MNAPDARQGGLQVWAPSVIPPIGVELSDAQALAVAFRHLAGIGFAENMAGHITWQPDGQTDMLVNPWGLWWQELTASDICTVDADARVVKGRWDVTPAIHIHTQLHRVRDDARVVIHNHPYYVCVLAALGRLPDLVHQTGSLFLDDMCLVESYDGEIDSAARAADLAAHIGSANLTILANHGVIATGRNLAQAVYRAASIERVCKLAYDVMLTGAEPTQMKWSDMAGMRSSLIERAADVYWAGAARMTIKADPDVLS from the coding sequence ATGAACGCTCCTGACGCACGCCAAGGTGGCCTGCAGGTATGGGCGCCATCGGTGATTCCTCCGATCGGTGTGGAGCTATCCGATGCGCAGGCGCTCGCCGTTGCCTTCCGCCACCTCGCGGGCATCGGGTTCGCAGAGAACATGGCCGGTCACATCACCTGGCAGCCCGACGGCCAAACCGACATGCTGGTCAATCCATGGGGGCTGTGGTGGCAGGAACTCACCGCCTCGGATATCTGCACGGTGGACGCCGACGCGCGGGTGGTCAAGGGCCGGTGGGACGTCACTCCCGCGATCCATATCCACACTCAGTTGCACCGAGTTCGCGACGATGCTCGCGTGGTCATCCACAACCACCCGTACTACGTGTGTGTCCTGGCGGCCCTGGGCCGGCTGCCGGACCTGGTGCACCAGACCGGATCGCTCTTCCTCGACGACATGTGCCTGGTCGAAAGCTATGACGGCGAAATCGACAGCGCCGCGCGTGCGGCCGACCTCGCGGCACATATCGGAAGCGCAAACCTGACGATTCTGGCCAACCACGGCGTCATCGCCACCGGCCGCAATCTCGCCCAAGCCGTCTATCGCGCGGCGTCGATCGAACGAGTATGCAAGCTGGCCTACGACGTGATGCTCACCGGTGCAGAACCCACGCAGATGAAATGGTCCGATATGGCCGGCATGCGGTCATCGCTGATCGAACGTGCTGCCGACGTCTATTGGGCGGGGGCGGCACGGATGACCATCAAGGCCGACCCGGACGTACTGAGCTGA
- a CDS encoding CBS domain-containing protein codes for MTTLPSAGSLSISTVTGDPVARVVADATVADVANAMIADNVGAIVIGDDDRPAALVSERDVVRVVATGKDPNTVPALDVASTKLVWCDSDATVDQVANQMMEHYIRHVLVEHDGIPAGIVSARDLLGVYCSDAVLDSD; via the coding sequence GTGACTACCCTTCCTAGTGCCGGATCGCTGTCGATCTCCACCGTTACCGGCGACCCCGTCGCGCGAGTTGTCGCTGACGCCACGGTCGCCGACGTCGCCAACGCGATGATCGCCGACAACGTCGGAGCGATCGTGATCGGGGACGACGACCGGCCTGCCGCCCTGGTGAGCGAACGCGATGTGGTTCGCGTAGTAGCGACCGGCAAGGATCCGAATACGGTGCCCGCCCTCGACGTTGCCAGCACCAAACTGGTGTGGTGCGACTCCGACGCCACCGTCGATCAGGTAGCGAACCAGATGATGGAACACTACATTCGCCACGTTCTGGTGGAACACGATGGCATACCGGCGGGGATCGTCTCGGCTCGTGACCTGCTCGGCGTCTACTGCTCCGATGCCGTTTTGGACTCGGACTAG
- a CDS encoding SDR family NAD(P)-dependent oxidoreductase, whose protein sequence is MELSGKTVLVTGATGGLGRAIASSLADRGAELILSSRKPAELDQLAASLPGRNHRSIVSDLAEPGAALALLAEAGEIDVLVANAALPASGKLETFTAEQVDRALRVNLEIPVQMTRELIPAFTQRGSGHFVFVSSISGKTATARASLYAATKFGIRGFALCLRDDLRPAGVGVSVVSPGAISGAGMFADSGATAPPLIGTGTPDQVGAAVVTAIERNRGEVTVAPLRQRALARFAANAPEIASRLAGGIAAKAADEIAAGQLHKR, encoded by the coding sequence ATGGAACTATCCGGCAAGACTGTTCTGGTTACCGGCGCCACGGGCGGTCTCGGACGGGCGATCGCCTCGTCACTGGCCGACCGCGGTGCGGAGCTGATCCTGAGCTCGCGCAAGCCCGCGGAGCTCGACCAGCTCGCGGCATCGCTTCCGGGACGCAATCATCGCTCGATCGTCAGCGACCTCGCCGAACCGGGTGCCGCGCTGGCCCTGCTCGCCGAGGCGGGGGAGATCGACGTTCTGGTCGCCAACGCAGCCCTGCCAGCGTCCGGGAAACTGGAAACCTTCACCGCCGAGCAGGTGGATCGCGCGTTGCGGGTCAACCTAGAGATACCGGTCCAGATGACCCGCGAACTGATCCCGGCGTTCACCCAACGAGGGTCCGGGCATTTCGTCTTCGTCTCGTCCATTTCCGGCAAGACGGCCACCGCGCGTGCGTCGCTGTACGCGGCGACGAAATTCGGCATCCGCGGTTTCGCGCTGTGCCTGCGTGACGATCTGCGCCCGGCTGGGGTCGGCGTCTCGGTGGTGAGTCCCGGGGCGATCAGTGGCGCGGGCATGTTCGCGGACTCCGGTGCGACCGCTCCGCCGCTGATCGGTACCGGCACGCCCGATCAGGTCGGTGCCGCCGTGGTCACCGCGATCGAGCGCAATCGCGGCGAGGTCACCGTGGCGCCGCTACGCCAGCGGGCGCTGGCGCGCTTTGCCGCCAATGCCCCCGAGATCGCCTCGCGGCTGGCCGGGGGGATCGCGGCCAAGGCGGCCGACGAGATCGCCGCCGGCCAGCTGCACAAGCGCTAG
- a CDS encoding flavin-containing monooxygenase: protein MAFFDCGHAPSAVPAGPARLTGMPFHDSDDVIRAALAEASAPALLMSMVHMTGNLGLLDELPGPSMLIAMDIQGGMSEEDKQTVRERAFEVVRDHRDRGCPAPFLPNRVQLQTMLDVASAGQVTDEFIDYIAADLRISDADQDGPPLRSSPSQRSGFPVLVIGCGEAGLLAGIKLKQAGLPFVIIEKQAGVGGTWRANRYPGCRVDIANHYYAYSFEPNDHWSHSYSEQPEILHYLNDVVQRYEITPHVRFNTEVVSAAWQDESDSWAVRIRGHDGSAEVLSARAVICAVGQFSNPVIPDIKGGKDFAGPSFHTADWEEGVELASKRVAVIGAGASGFQLVPAIADITERVDVYQRTAQWMAPNINYHAAVSDPVKWAVRHLPYYDRWLRFVTWWPIADGAAHLTVIDPDWENGGLSVSAANHQVRELFIAWMRTFTDDERLLAKVTPNYPPMGKRTLQDNGTWLKTLQRDDVELIREGVAEITAHGVITRDGVHRPADVLIWATGFDVNHQLGPIRVRGLDGIELNDLWGDAAYAYLGISVPGFPNFYCMYGPGTNAVNGASIIYNSECQMRYILGCIDMVLSEGARYAVLRDGVCSDYNQRSQRQLKTMVYTHPAVCSSYYKNAAGDAPTLFAWRILDYWNWTNRPDRNHYEFRR from the coding sequence ATGGCCTTCTTCGATTGTGGCCACGCACCGTCCGCCGTACCCGCGGGGCCCGCGCGGTTGACCGGCATGCCGTTCCACGATTCCGACGATGTCATTCGGGCCGCCCTCGCCGAGGCCAGCGCTCCGGCGCTGCTGATGTCGATGGTGCACATGACCGGCAATTTGGGCTTGCTCGACGAACTTCCGGGCCCGTCGATGCTGATCGCCATGGACATCCAGGGCGGCATGAGCGAAGAGGACAAACAGACCGTCCGCGAGCGTGCCTTCGAGGTGGTGCGCGACCACCGTGACCGTGGCTGCCCGGCGCCGTTCCTCCCGAACCGGGTCCAGCTGCAGACCATGCTCGACGTGGCGTCGGCCGGTCAGGTTACCGACGAATTCATCGACTACATTGCCGCGGATCTACGGATCTCAGACGCGGACCAGGATGGCCCGCCGCTGCGGTCCAGTCCAAGTCAACGCAGTGGTTTCCCAGTCTTGGTCATCGGTTGTGGCGAAGCGGGGCTACTGGCCGGAATCAAACTCAAGCAAGCCGGTCTGCCGTTTGTGATCATCGAGAAGCAGGCTGGGGTCGGGGGCACGTGGCGGGCCAACCGATATCCGGGCTGCCGCGTGGACATCGCGAACCATTACTACGCGTACTCGTTCGAGCCTAACGACCATTGGTCGCATTCCTACTCCGAGCAGCCCGAGATCCTGCACTACCTCAATGACGTGGTCCAGCGCTACGAGATCACCCCGCATGTCAGATTCAACACCGAAGTTGTCAGCGCCGCTTGGCAAGACGAATCGGATAGCTGGGCGGTGCGGATCCGCGGCCACGACGGCAGCGCCGAGGTGCTCAGCGCACGCGCGGTCATCTGCGCGGTCGGCCAGTTCAGCAATCCGGTGATCCCGGACATCAAGGGCGGCAAGGATTTCGCGGGTCCGTCGTTTCACACCGCCGATTGGGAGGAGGGCGTTGAGCTCGCCAGCAAGCGGGTCGCGGTGATCGGAGCCGGCGCCAGCGGCTTTCAGCTGGTACCCGCCATCGCCGACATCACCGAACGGGTCGACGTCTACCAGCGCACCGCGCAATGGATGGCGCCCAACATCAACTACCACGCGGCCGTCAGCGATCCGGTCAAATGGGCGGTGCGCCATCTCCCCTACTACGACAGGTGGCTGCGATTCGTGACCTGGTGGCCGATCGCCGACGGTGCAGCGCACCTGACGGTTATCGACCCGGACTGGGAGAACGGCGGCTTGTCGGTCAGTGCCGCCAATCACCAAGTCCGCGAGCTGTTTATCGCCTGGATGCGGACCTTCACCGATGATGAACGGCTGCTGGCGAAGGTTACGCCGAACTATCCGCCGATGGGCAAACGTACCCTGCAGGACAACGGAACATGGCTCAAAACCTTGCAGCGTGACGATGTCGAGCTCATCCGCGAGGGCGTTGCCGAGATCACCGCCCACGGGGTGATCACCCGCGACGGTGTGCACCGGCCGGCCGACGTCTTGATCTGGGCCACCGGATTCGACGTCAACCATCAGCTGGGGCCCATCCGCGTTCGGGGCTTGGACGGCATTGAGCTCAACGACCTGTGGGGCGACGCCGCCTACGCCTATCTCGGCATCAGCGTGCCCGGTTTCCCCAACTTCTATTGCATGTACGGCCCGGGTACCAACGCCGTCAACGGCGCCAGCATCATCTACAACTCCGAGTGCCAGATGCGCTACATCCTGGGCTGTATCGACATGGTGCTGTCCGAGGGGGCTCGCTACGCGGTGCTGCGAGACGGGGTGTGTAGTGACTACAACCAGCGCAGCCAGCGGCAGCTCAAGACCATGGTCTATACCCACCCTGCGGTGTGCAGCAGCTACTACAAGAACGCGGCGGGTGATGCGCCCACCCTGTTCGCCTGGCGCATCCTGGACTATTGGAACTGGACCAACCGCCCCGACCGCAACCACTACGAGTTTCGGCGCTAG
- a CDS encoding FAD-dependent oxidoreductase, producing the protein MGEKTTCAIIGGGPAGMVLGLLLARAGVEVTLLEKHGDFLRDFRGDTVHPTTMRLLDELGLWERFAELPFSEVRKATLDTNGRSVTYIDFGRLNQPHPYVAMVPQWDLLNLLAEAAQAESSFTLRMNTEVTGLLQEGGRVTGVRYQGAEGPGELRADLTVACDGRWSIARQAAGLKARDYPVNFDVWWFKLPREGDADFSFLPRFGPGKGLGVIPREGYFQIAYIGPKGTDAKLRERGIEEFRHDIGALLPEAAESVAGLASMDDVKHLNVKVNRLRRWHIDGLLCIGDAAHAMSPLGGVGINLAVQDAVAAATILAEPLLGHRVTGRDLAAVRRRRVIPTVITQAVQRLLHRRLLGPLLRGQDATPPAALLGLVERVPWLSVIPAYFVGVGVRPEHAPAFARRGGRTD; encoded by the coding sequence ATGGGTGAGAAAACCACGTGCGCGATAATCGGCGGCGGCCCAGCCGGGATGGTTCTCGGGCTTCTGCTGGCCAGGGCGGGTGTAGAAGTCACGTTGCTGGAAAAGCACGGCGACTTTCTGCGCGACTTTCGCGGTGACACGGTGCATCCGACCACGATGCGGCTGCTCGACGAGTTGGGCTTGTGGGAACGCTTTGCTGAGCTGCCCTTCAGCGAAGTTCGCAAAGCGACGCTGGATACGAACGGGCGTTCGGTCACCTATATCGACTTCGGGCGGCTGAACCAACCGCACCCCTACGTCGCGATGGTGCCGCAGTGGGACCTGTTGAACCTGCTGGCCGAGGCCGCCCAAGCCGAGTCGAGCTTCACACTTCGGATGAATACCGAGGTGACCGGTTTGCTGCAGGAAGGCGGCCGCGTCACCGGAGTGCGCTATCAGGGCGCCGAGGGACCCGGTGAATTGCGGGCGGACCTGACCGTGGCGTGCGATGGGCGGTGGTCCATTGCCCGCCAGGCGGCCGGGCTCAAGGCGCGCGACTACCCGGTGAACTTCGACGTGTGGTGGTTCAAGCTGCCGCGCGAAGGTGATGCGGACTTTTCGTTCCTGCCGCGTTTCGGGCCGGGCAAGGGGCTGGGTGTCATCCCACGTGAGGGCTATTTCCAGATCGCCTACATCGGGCCCAAGGGGACAGACGCCAAGCTGCGTGAGCGCGGGATCGAGGAATTCCGGCACGACATCGGCGCACTGCTACCCGAAGCGGCCGAGTCCGTGGCCGGGCTGGCCTCCATGGACGATGTCAAGCATCTCAACGTGAAGGTGAACAGGCTGCGACGCTGGCACATCGATGGGCTGCTGTGTATTGGTGATGCCGCGCATGCGATGTCGCCGCTGGGTGGGGTGGGTATCAATCTTGCCGTTCAGGACGCGGTCGCGGCAGCGACCATCTTGGCCGAACCACTGCTAGGACACCGAGTCACCGGTCGGGACCTGGCGGCAGTGCGCCGCCGCCGCGTCATCCCGACCGTGATAACCCAGGCCGTGCAACGGTTACTGCACCGGCGGCTGCTGGGACCGCTGCTCCGCGGCCAGGACGCGACCCCGCCGGCGGCCCTGCTCGGCCTGGTCGAGCGGGTGCCGTGGCTGTCGGTGATCCCGGCCTACTTTGTCGGGGTCGGGGTCCGGCCCGAGCATGCACCCGCCTTTGCTCGCCGGGGCGGCCGCACCGACTGA
- a CDS encoding alpha/beta hydrolase yields the protein MQARSDGPPAFTKPDAIDPALRAISRILPRGYGLHRGLKLPRALMKLAGITGRLRDVPVVAVNDAVSVRLHRPAGLPDPGPALLWIHGGGTVMGSAAQEDQYCRKLSHLAGVAVAAVDYRLAPEHPYPTPVEDCYAALLWLRQQPWVDPSRIAVAGASAGGLFAATLVQLACDRGHVEPVLQMLVYPMLDDRTGSGPNGHKRIMWSERDNQQAWQLYLAGADPSTAAPARRADLSNLPPAWIGVGTLDLFHQECLDYAARLRDAGVEVHEQIADGAFHAFDLLAPNAPVSLGFFASQCQFLRTHLHASVSDQPQAP from the coding sequence ATGCAAGCCCGTTCCGATGGTCCGCCGGCCTTCACCAAGCCCGACGCAATCGACCCCGCCTTGCGGGCGATCTCCCGGATCCTGCCGCGAGGCTATGGGTTGCATCGCGGCCTCAAGCTGCCACGTGCGCTGATGAAGCTGGCTGGGATTACCGGACGTCTGCGCGATGTGCCGGTGGTGGCCGTCAACGACGCGGTCAGCGTGCGATTGCACCGGCCAGCCGGATTGCCGGATCCGGGCCCGGCCCTGCTCTGGATCCATGGCGGCGGAACGGTCATGGGCAGCGCCGCTCAGGAGGATCAGTACTGCCGCAAGTTGTCTCATCTGGCGGGCGTCGCGGTGGCCGCGGTGGACTACCGGTTGGCGCCCGAGCACCCCTATCCGACCCCCGTCGAGGACTGTTATGCGGCGTTGCTGTGGCTGCGCCAGCAGCCGTGGGTCGATCCGTCGCGGATCGCGGTGGCCGGTGCCAGTGCCGGCGGTCTTTTCGCGGCCACGCTGGTTCAGCTGGCCTGCGACCGCGGTCATGTGGAACCGGTGCTGCAGATGTTGGTGTACCCCATGCTCGACGACCGCACCGGCTCCGGTCCGAACGGCCACAAGCGCATCATGTGGAGCGAGCGGGACAACCAACAGGCGTGGCAGTTGTATCTGGCCGGGGCAGACCCCAGCACGGCCGCACCGGCGCGACGTGCCGACCTGTCGAATCTGCCGCCGGCCTGGATCGGCGTCGGAACGCTGGACCTGTTTCATCAGGAATGCCTCGACTATGCCGCGCGCCTGCGCGACGCGGGTGTCGAGGTCCATGAGCAGATCGCCGACGGTGCCTTCCACGCATTCGATCTGTTGGCGCCGAATGCGCCGGTGTCATTGGGGTTCTTCGCCAGTCAGTGCCAGTTCCTGCGAACGCACCTGCACGCCAGCGTCAGCGACCAGCCTCAGGCCCCCTAG
- a CDS encoding alpha/beta fold hydrolase, which produces MCGDRDQGVAGGCGSTVQGTAGTYAIAATGGGNNNDGGRGAGGASIAMSGGIEGAGIDCASEQGTGQPQAAGTAVPGSSRPRWVFWCRLQAGPRRATWHRWFGLAATVLSVAAGTCWAAAWAGGSDQSSALSEWSPCAAANGAAGMQCAILNVPLDWNLAESATAQVAVARLPATGAHKLGVIVTNPGGPGISGIDDMAYSGNFWDRLRQDFDIVTFDPRGVGASRPAIALAGDELVAAVRNQPSIPRTEAQRRSRLEGTTRLVDAAQRGGVLGLVGTREVARDLEALRVAMNVESIDYFGFSYGTYLGVVYADMFPGRTHRIVLDSAMNPANDYATLRHDQAVAFDHAIRAQFDAPEIQRIQALIERLDESPVVGEDGRVLSGLRLLNYVESAAYEPETSVPVLREVLAEASRGNWAPVIAAVHGPALLVNPADLPYLSVACHDLSTPTQVGDVAALARAWSREAPLTGASRAWSVLPCTVWPTRAAAPPHRMTAAGSGPTLVIGVAGDPATPPHWGRDLAATLEHGQYLQWAGAGHVAYGRAGEPLGTIVNDFFVSGRLPPAGLELPAD; this is translated from the coding sequence ATGTGCGGCGACCGTGATCAGGGCGTGGCCGGCGGGTGCGGCTCGACCGTGCAGGGCACCGCAGGGACCTACGCAATTGCTGCCACCGGCGGCGGTAACAACAACGATGGAGGGCGCGGTGCGGGGGGCGCGTCGATCGCGATGAGCGGCGGTATCGAAGGCGCTGGCATCGATTGCGCTAGCGAGCAGGGCACCGGCCAGCCGCAGGCCGCGGGGACGGCAGTCCCCGGCAGTTCCCGGCCGCGATGGGTTTTCTGGTGCCGCCTCCAAGCTGGCCCACGCAGAGCAACATGGCACCGCTGGTTTGGTCTGGCGGCGACGGTTCTGTCTGTTGCCGCGGGCACCTGCTGGGCCGCCGCTTGGGCGGGCGGATCTGACCAGTCGTCCGCACTGTCGGAATGGTCTCCATGCGCCGCTGCCAACGGCGCTGCCGGAATGCAATGCGCCATCCTCAACGTGCCGCTGGATTGGAACCTTGCTGAATCTGCCACGGCACAGGTCGCCGTGGCTCGGCTGCCCGCAACCGGAGCGCACAAGCTGGGGGTAATCGTCACCAACCCGGGCGGTCCCGGCATATCGGGCATCGACGATATGGCTTACAGCGGCAATTTTTGGGACCGGCTACGACAAGATTTCGACATCGTCACCTTCGATCCGCGCGGGGTAGGCGCGAGCCGGCCGGCCATCGCGTTGGCCGGCGATGAGCTCGTCGCCGCCGTCCGCAATCAACCCAGCATTCCGCGCACCGAGGCTCAGCGCCGGAGTCGTCTGGAGGGGACAACTCGGCTGGTGGATGCCGCGCAGCGGGGAGGCGTTCTGGGTTTAGTTGGGACGCGAGAGGTTGCACGCGACCTTGAGGCGCTGCGGGTCGCGATGAACGTGGAGAGCATCGACTACTTCGGATTTTCCTACGGCACCTACCTGGGGGTGGTGTATGCCGACATGTTCCCCGGCCGCACTCACCGCATCGTGCTCGATTCGGCCATGAATCCCGCCAACGACTACGCCACACTGCGCCACGATCAGGCTGTTGCTTTTGACCACGCTATCCGGGCTCAGTTCGACGCCCCAGAAATTCAACGCATCCAGGCGTTGATCGAGAGACTGGATGAAAGCCCCGTCGTGGGCGAAGACGGACGTGTGCTGTCGGGTTTGCGGTTGCTCAACTACGTCGAATCAGCGGCCTACGAACCGGAGACGTCGGTGCCGGTACTGCGAGAAGTGCTCGCCGAGGCCAGTCGGGGGAACTGGGCTCCGGTCATCGCCGCCGTGCACGGACCGGCACTTCTGGTTAACCCCGCTGATCTGCCCTATCTCTCGGTAGCGTGTCATGACCTGTCCACGCCCACCCAGGTTGGTGACGTTGCGGCGTTAGCCCGCGCCTGGTCACGTGAAGCCCCATTGACCGGGGCCAGCCGCGCGTGGTCCGTGCTGCCCTGCACCGTCTGGCCCACGCGGGCCGCCGCGCCGCCGCACCGGATGACGGCTGCGGGCTCCGGGCCGACGCTGGTGATCGGTGTCGCTGGTGACCCAGCGACACCGCCGCATTGGGGCCGCGATCTGGCTGCGACGCTCGAACACGGCCAATATTTGCAATGGGCTGGCGCCGGCCACGTCGCCTACGGCCGCGCCGGTGAGCCACTAGGCACAATCGTCAACGATTTCTTCGTCTCGGGCAGGTTGCCGCCTGCCGGCCTTGAGCTACCCGCCGACTAG
- the fadD1 gene encoding fatty-acid--CoA ligase FadD1 codes for MTETIQALLQQRMSDSSIAVKYHDLQWTWREYLAEAAARAAGLIAAADPDRPLHIGSLLGNTPEMLTQMAAAGLGGYVLCGLNTTRRGEALAADIRRAECQIIVTDAENRSLLDGLDLADVEIFDTSTPRWAELVGGAGSLVPHRKVEMMDPFMMIFTSGTSGNPKAVQVSHLMPTFAGRSLTERFGLSAHDTCYVSMPLFHSNAVVAGWAPAVVSGAAIAPAKFSATGFLDDIRRYQATYMNYVGKPLAYILATPERDDDAENPLRVAFGNEANEKDIEEFSRRFAVQVEDGFGSTENAVIVIREPGTPPGSIGKGVDGVAVYNSDSVTECAVARFDEYGALANADEAVGELVNTMGSGFFTGYYNDPGANAERMRHGMYWSGDLAYRDSQGWIYLAGRTADWMRVDGENLAAAPIERILLRHNAVNRVAVYAVPDARVGDQVMAAFVPHRDQQFTPESLEAFLRAQPDLSAKAWPRYVRIAADLPSTATHKVLKRQLIAEGTAIGPDEALWVREQRGTRYRIASDESR; via the coding sequence ATGACAGAGACGATTCAGGCCCTGCTGCAACAGCGCATGTCCGACTCCAGCATTGCCGTGAAATATCATGATCTGCAATGGACTTGGCGCGAGTATCTGGCGGAGGCCGCCGCGCGCGCGGCCGGATTGATCGCCGCCGCCGACCCGGACCGCCCGCTACATATCGGGTCCTTGCTGGGCAACACGCCCGAAATGCTGACCCAGATGGCCGCGGCCGGGCTGGGTGGCTATGTGCTCTGCGGTCTGAACACCACCAGGCGCGGCGAGGCACTGGCCGCCGACATCAGGCGCGCCGAATGCCAGATCATCGTGACCGATGCCGAGAATCGCTCGCTGCTGGATGGTTTGGACCTCGCGGATGTAGAGATCTTCGATACCTCGACACCTCGGTGGGCAGAGCTGGTTGGCGGTGCCGGTTCGCTGGTCCCCCACCGCAAAGTCGAAATGATGGATCCGTTCATGATGATCTTCACGTCGGGTACCAGCGGCAACCCTAAGGCGGTACAGGTTTCACACCTGATGCCCACATTCGCCGGCCGCAGCCTGACCGAACGGTTCGGGCTGTCGGCTCACGACACCTGCTATGTGTCCATGCCCCTTTTTCATTCCAATGCGGTGGTCGCTGGATGGGCACCCGCGGTGGTCTCGGGCGCGGCGATCGCACCGGCGAAGTTCTCGGCGACCGGCTTCCTGGACGACATTCGCCGCTATCAGGCAACCTATATGAACTACGTCGGCAAGCCACTGGCCTACATCCTTGCCACGCCCGAACGCGACGACGACGCCGAGAATCCGCTGCGCGTGGCTTTTGGCAACGAGGCCAATGAGAAAGACATCGAAGAGTTCTCGCGACGTTTCGCAGTCCAGGTCGAGGACGGCTTCGGCTCGACCGAGAATGCCGTCATCGTGATCCGTGAACCGGGCACGCCGCCGGGCTCGATCGGCAAGGGTGTCGACGGTGTCGCCGTGTACAACAGCGACTCCGTCACCGAGTGCGCCGTGGCACGCTTCGATGAGTACGGAGCGCTGGCCAACGCCGACGAAGCGGTGGGCGAATTGGTCAACACCATGGGATCGGGCTTTTTCACCGGTTATTACAACGATCCCGGCGCCAACGCCGAGCGTATGCGCCATGGCATGTACTGGTCCGGAGACCTCGCCTACCGAGACTCACAGGGCTGGATCTATCTCGCCGGCCGCACCGCCGACTGGATGCGGGTAGACGGCGAAAACCTTGCGGCAGCCCCGATCGAACGAATTCTGTTGCGGCACAATGCGGTAAACCGAGTCGCGGTATATGCGGTCCCAGATGCCCGGGTTGGCGATCAGGTGATGGCCGCCTTCGTGCCGCACCGGGACCAGCAGTTCACCCCCGAATCGCTTGAAGCGTTTCTGCGCGCGCAACCCGACCTGTCCGCCAAAGCCTGGCCGCGATACGTCCGGATCGCCGCAGATCTGCCCAGCACCGCCACCCACAAGGTGCTCAAGCGACAGCTGATCGCCGAAGGGACAGCCATCGGCCCGGACGAGGCGCTGTGGGTGCGGGAGCAGCGCGGCACCCGGTACCGAATAGCCTCCGACGAGAGCCGCTAG